In the Longimicrobiales bacterium genome, one interval contains:
- a CDS encoding acetamidase/formamidase family protein — MPLPRTLPSLLGSALLVLASLSSASAQTVHRLEAGPQTVAFGHYDPAKPGVLRIASGDIVDVTTMLTSNPTRLQSMGLPAGEVQPELAAIYDQVTDRGPGGHILTGPIHVEGARPGDVLEVRVLDIGYSIPYGYNGCSGFVRDLCDEERRSRLIRIDTENERAEIAPGVTIDLHPFFGSMGVAPPPDSGRVSSNPPGRHAGNMDNKELVAGTTLYLPVWVEGALFQVGDGHAAQGDGEVNQTGLETSLKGRLRFFVRKDMTLDWPRAETSTHHILMGFDPDLEAATEIAIRETVEFIMERTRLTSGEAYSVVSMAADLRITELVDGNVGVHMMVAKELVGG; from the coding sequence ATGCCTCTCCCACGAACACTGCCGAGCTTGCTTGGCTCCGCGCTCCTCGTTCTTGCGTCCCTCTCGTCGGCATCCGCACAAACTGTGCATCGGCTAGAGGCCGGGCCCCAGACGGTCGCCTTCGGGCATTATGACCCTGCCAAGCCGGGCGTCCTGAGGATCGCATCTGGAGACATCGTCGACGTTACGACGATGCTCACCAGTAATCCGACACGCCTCCAGTCGATGGGTCTGCCCGCAGGCGAGGTCCAGCCGGAGTTGGCTGCGATCTACGATCAGGTGACCGACAGGGGACCCGGTGGGCACATCCTGACCGGACCGATCCACGTCGAAGGTGCCCGCCCGGGCGACGTGTTGGAGGTACGCGTCCTCGACATCGGCTACTCAATCCCATACGGCTACAACGGCTGCAGTGGCTTCGTGCGTGATCTCTGCGACGAAGAGCGCCGCTCGAGGCTCATCCGCATCGACACTGAGAACGAGCGGGCTGAAATTGCCCCAGGTGTCACGATCGATCTCCATCCGTTCTTCGGTAGCATGGGTGTGGCACCCCCGCCGGACTCAGGGCGGGTCAGCAGCAATCCGCCCGGCCGGCATGCCGGCAACATGGACAACAAAGAGTTGGTCGCCGGCACCACACTCTACCTCCCCGTCTGGGTAGAAGGTGCTCTCTTCCAAGTCGGCGATGGTCATGCGGCCCAGGGTGATGGTGAGGTCAATCAGACCGGCCTGGAGACGTCACTCAAGGGGCGTCTCCGGTTCTTCGTGCGCAAGGACATGACGCTGGACTGGCCGCGCGCTGAGACCTCCACCCACCACATTCTGATGGGCTTCGATCCGGATCTCGAGGCCGCGACCGAAATCGCGATCCGCGAGACCGTCGAGTTCATCATGGAACGTACAAGGCTCACGAGCGGCGAGGCCTACTCGGTCGTCTCTATGGCCGCAGACCTGCGCATTACTGAGCTCGTGGACGGAAACGTCGGCGTCCACATGATGGTGGCGAAGGAACTCGTAGGCGGCTGA